A single Methanolobus sp. ZRKC5 DNA region contains:
- a CDS encoding HAD family hydrolase, whose amino-acid sequence MTKVIIFDLDNTLYNEKEYVISGFKAVALFLAREKSLDYCTVYSSLLESFTINGRGNNFEYLCNKLDIGNHIISRLVKVYREHCPEITLREDIEMFLWELSKEYKLCLLTNGWLIPQKMKVESLRLDRYFDTIFYSQQDGLDFAKPHPKYFMQILQFYKIETSEALMIGDDPVTDIQGAKNLNMPHLQVSNELDNNEKQQIMQFLNNNVQ is encoded by the coding sequence ATGACAAAAGTAATAATCTTTGATTTAGACAACACGCTGTACAATGAGAAAGAATACGTCATCAGCGGGTTTAAAGCCGTTGCCCTTTTCTTAGCCAGAGAAAAGTCTCTAGACTATTGCACAGTTTACTCTTCACTGCTAGAATCATTCACAATCAATGGAAGAGGGAACAACTTCGAATACCTATGTAATAAACTGGACATTGGCAATCACATCATCAGCAGGCTAGTGAAGGTCTATAGAGAGCACTGCCCTGAAATAACCCTGAGGGAAGATATTGAAATGTTCCTCTGGGAACTGTCCAAAGAATATAAACTCTGCCTGCTCACCAACGGATGGTTGATACCCCAGAAAATGAAAGTAGAATCTTTGAGACTTGACAGATATTTTGATACGATTTTTTATTCACAGCAGGACGGATTGGACTTCGCAAAACCCCATCCTAAATACTTCATGCAGATTCTGCAATTCTACAAGATAGAAACTTCTGAAGCCCTGATGATAGGAGATGACCCAGTCACAGATATACAGGGAGCAAAGAATCTGAACATGCCTCATTTACAGGTAAGCAATGAGCTGGATAACAACGAAAAACAGCAAATCATGCAGTTTTTGAATAACAATGTACAATGA
- a CDS encoding ATP-grasp domain-containing protein — MTETTVLITSVSTKVLLVKEFKKALAEEEDEGKVIGIDIDPLSAALYFCDEYAICPRLDSPDYLNYIEKLCIEKKVRLIVATRDEDVLYLSKHKKHIENRTMAKVMVPDIEIAKICSDKFDFFRFLQEHDLPAIISWTEICDNITYPCALKSRSGAGARKFYIAKDKEDLSKLIGNIEDPIIQEYVEGTEYSIDYFSDFDGNYISLVPRVRIKVVSGESKIGITVNDQEINDLCISLATKMKLTGHNVIQCFRTALGDVKFIEVNPRFGGASNLSFAAGRSTPLYLIKLLNKNEIDVKPFKEGLKMLRYSEDIFIDAHDKSNNL, encoded by the coding sequence ATGACTGAAACTACAGTCTTGATAACCAGTGTTTCTACAAAAGTACTGCTTGTAAAAGAGTTCAAAAAAGCACTTGCTGAAGAGGAAGACGAAGGCAAAGTTATCGGAATAGATATTGACCCACTTTCTGCAGCACTTTATTTCTGTGATGAATATGCCATCTGCCCCAGACTTGATAGTCCGGACTATCTGAATTACATAGAGAAACTATGTATCGAAAAAAAAGTACGACTTATTGTTGCGACAAGAGATGAAGATGTCCTTTACCTGTCAAAACATAAAAAACACATTGAGAACAGAACTATGGCAAAGGTCATGGTCCCCGATATTGAGATTGCAAAAATATGTTCTGATAAATTCGATTTCTTCAGATTTCTGCAGGAACATGACCTGCCAGCAATAATATCATGGACAGAAATATGCGATAATATCACATATCCATGTGCACTTAAGTCGAGATCAGGTGCAGGTGCCAGGAAATTCTATATCGCCAAAGACAAAGAAGATTTGAGCAAACTCATTGGCAATATAGAAGACCCTATTATACAGGAATATGTAGAAGGAACAGAGTACAGTATCGATTATTTTTCAGATTTTGACGGGAACTATATCAGTCTGGTCCCCAGAGTAAGAATAAAAGTGGTTTCAGGGGAATCAAAAATAGGAATCACAGTGAATGATCAGGAAATAAACGACCTGTGCATTTCACTTGCCACTAAAATGAAATTGACAGGACATAATGTAATTCAATGCTTTAGAACAGCATTAGGAGACGTAAAATTCATCGAAGTAAATCCGCGTTTTGGTGGAGCCTCTAATTTAAGTTTCGCTGCTGGAAGGAGCACTCCCCTGTATCTTATCAAACTATTGAATAAAAACGAGATTGATGTGAAACCTTTCAAAGAAGGTCTCAAGATGCTGCGTTATAGTGAAGACATATTTATTGATGCGCATGACAAAAGTAATAATCTTTGA
- the pseI gene encoding pseudaminic acid synthase, producing MEIRIGDRYIGEKHPVFIIAEISANHLQNFDLAVNTIIAIKESGADAVKLQTYTPDTITIDCDNKLFQIEHGTLWDGKTLYNLYKEAYTPWEWQPELKRIAEKLGLICFSSPFDTTAVDLLEEMEVPAYKIASFEITDIPLIEYVASKGKTVIISTGIATLSDIEEAITACKRMGNEQIALLKCTSAYPAPLEELNLNTIPNLKETFKTVVGLSDHTPGTTVPIAAVALGARIIEKHFILDRNMGGPDAAFSLESQEFKAMVESVRETEKALGEISYELTEKAKKSRDFSRSLFVVQDIKAGENFTKDNVRSIRPGFGLHTRYLNEVLCRKARNDLKKGTPLSWDIIQ from the coding sequence ATGGAAATCAGAATTGGTGACAGATACATTGGTGAAAAACATCCGGTATTCATAATCGCGGAGATTTCAGCAAATCATCTTCAGAATTTTGACCTTGCGGTCAATACAATAATAGCTATCAAAGAATCTGGTGCAGATGCTGTAAAGCTCCAGACATATACACCTGATACCATCACGATTGACTGTGATAATAAGTTATTTCAGATCGAGCATGGAACTCTGTGGGATGGAAAGACACTTTATAATCTCTACAAAGAAGCATACACTCCATGGGAATGGCAACCGGAGCTGAAAAGAATAGCAGAAAAGCTTGGACTTATCTGTTTCTCTTCTCCTTTTGATACAACTGCAGTTGATCTTCTTGAAGAGATGGAAGTTCCTGCCTACAAGATTGCATCATTTGAGATAACAGATATTCCTCTCATAGAATATGTTGCATCAAAAGGAAAAACGGTAATCATATCCACTGGAATTGCAACACTTTCCGACATTGAGGAAGCTATTACTGCATGTAAACGAATGGGAAATGAGCAGATAGCACTTTTGAAATGCACATCAGCATATCCTGCACCTCTTGAAGAACTTAATTTGAACACGATACCAAATCTGAAAGAAACATTCAAAACAGTAGTAGGACTCTCTGACCATACTCCAGGGACAACCGTACCAATAGCAGCTGTAGCCCTTGGAGCGAGAATAATTGAAAAACACTTTATTCTGGATAGAAACATGGGCGGACCGGATGCCGCTTTCTCACTTGAATCCCAAGAATTCAAAGCAATGGTTGAATCTGTAAGAGAAACTGAAAAAGCACTTGGTGAAATCAGCTATGAATTGACTGAAAAGGCAAAAAAGAGCAGAGATTTTTCAAGATCTCTTTTTGTTGTGCAAGATATAAAAGCCGGGGAAAATTTCACAAAAGATAATGTAAGGTCTATACGACCTGGTTTTGGATTACACACCAGATATTTAAATGAAGTTCTGTGCCGAAAAGCAAGAAATGATCTTAAAAAGGGAACGCCTTTAAGTTGGGATATCATACAATAA
- a CDS encoding glycosyltransferase, translated as MILFEVALFSSYTFIMYIYSKKEEELPIDDRLPTITLVIPMYNEEKVIKQKIENTALLNYPEERLEVILLDDYSTDDSDVVSTNTINENSLKARVVKNDGGKGKARGLNWIFSRINNDITVITDADALLKEDALLQVAKNFADPKIGGATGKIVILSDKARLSKSQEDSYRFYFDVWRQGESNISSVSVCNGPLMAFRTELLHKIKIDQNVYADDSDMLYKIIRLGYRVVYDKKTVVYERVPLTVKGRTIQKMKRINGLRRVYLNNLSFLGKGSFGKIIYPYALLTHIVSPLIVLLLTLLYPFIILKEPLYLVLLILLIIPKIGGLMLSFVTTQLIMNFSFLVPTGGSWEAVEDARYDLNLTNDK; from the coding sequence TTGATACTGTTTGAAGTAGCTCTTTTTTCTTCATATACTTTTATAATGTATATCTATTCCAAAAAGGAAGAGGAACTCCCTATAGATGACAGGCTTCCAACGATAACATTGGTAATACCAATGTACAATGAAGAAAAAGTAATCAAGCAAAAAATTGAAAATACAGCTCTGCTCAATTATCCAGAGGAAAGACTGGAAGTTATATTATTAGACGATTACTCAACAGACGATTCTGATGTGGTTTCAACGAATACCATCAATGAAAACTCCCTGAAAGCCAGAGTTGTTAAAAATGATGGTGGAAAAGGAAAGGCTAGGGGATTGAACTGGATATTTTCAAGAATCAACAATGATATTACAGTAATAACCGATGCAGATGCATTATTAAAAGAGGATGCTCTGTTGCAAGTAGCAAAGAATTTTGCTGACCCTAAAATAGGGGGAGCTACAGGAAAAATAGTAATACTTTCTGATAAAGCCAGATTATCAAAATCACAGGAGGATTCTTATCGCTTTTATTTTGATGTCTGGAGACAGGGAGAAAGTAATATCTCATCTGTTTCTGTATGCAACGGTCCGTTAATGGCTTTCAGGACTGAACTGTTACATAAAATAAAGATAGATCAAAACGTCTATGCAGATGATTCTGATATGCTTTACAAAATCATTCGACTGGGATACAGAGTGGTGTATGATAAGAAAACAGTGGTATACGAACGTGTTCCACTAACTGTTAAGGGGCGCACCATCCAGAAAATGAAAAGGATTAACGGTTTAAGAAGGGTTTATCTGAATAATCTCAGCTTTCTAGGAAAAGGAAGTTTTGGCAAAATAATATACCCCTATGCATTACTTACACATATTGTTTCTCCACTGATTGTTTTACTATTAACCCTTCTGTATCCATTTATAATTCTTAAAGAACCTTTGTATTTGGTACTTCTTATATTATTGATTATTCCAAAAATCGGAGGATTAATGCTATCTTTTGTTACAACTCAATTGATTATGAATTTTTCATTCCTGGTACCAACAGGTGGTTCTTGGGAAGCAGTAGAAGATGCAAGATATGACCTGAATTTAACAAACGATAAATAA
- a CDS encoding class I SAM-dependent methyltransferase, protein MHKGKIVVKDGKTEVIDCELCGFKHLQPIPSREEIKKYYEKQYYQNTKPNLLDYEKEIRETQWSNLWYKDKLDIVNKYVNEHSETKRLLDVGCGNGLLLKFMNDNGWEATGIEPSCTASERANYLTINVNNTTLEDFVEDKWHGYFDFINLKWVLEHVPNPTEIINICKDLLKEGGMICIEVPNDFNTLQLETQRSKLCKSHYWLTIPDHINYFEFSSLTQLLKKCGFDIYLQTADFPMEFFLLMEDNYVDNKELGSKCHERRMNFEVNMNDEVRRKIYNSMAKLGIGRTCIIYATLNPDK, encoded by the coding sequence GTGCATAAAGGAAAAATTGTAGTAAAAGATGGAAAAACTGAAGTAATTGACTGTGAACTTTGCGGATTTAAACATTTACAACCAATACCATCTAGAGAAGAAATTAAAAAATACTACGAAAAACAATATTATCAGAATACAAAACCAAATCTTCTAGATTATGAAAAAGAAATTAGGGAAACACAATGGTCAAACTTGTGGTATAAGGATAAACTGGACATAGTAAACAAGTATGTCAATGAGCATAGTGAAACTAAGAGACTATTAGATGTTGGTTGTGGAAATGGACTCTTACTTAAGTTTATGAATGATAATGGATGGGAAGCAACCGGAATAGAACCTTCATGTACAGCAAGTGAAAGAGCTAATTATTTAACCATCAATGTAAACAATACAACGCTTGAAGATTTTGTTGAAGACAAGTGGCATGGATATTTTGATTTTATTAATTTGAAATGGGTTCTGGAACATGTACCAAACCCAACCGAAATAATAAATATTTGTAAAGATTTGCTTAAAGAAGGAGGAATGATTTGTATAGAAGTTCCAAATGATTTCAATACACTTCAGCTAGAAACACAAAGATCAAAACTGTGCAAATCCCATTATTGGTTGACAATACCTGATCACATTAACTACTTTGAGTTTTCCAGCTTAACTCAGTTATTAAAAAAATGCGGATTTGACATTTATTTGCAGACTGCGGATTTTCCAATGGAATTCTTTCTGCTCATGGAAGATAACTATGTCGACAATAAGGAACTCGGAAGTAAATGTCATGAAAGAAGAATGAATTTTGAAGTAAACATGAATGATGAAGTTCGAAGAAAAATATACAATTCAATGGCAAAATTAGGCATTGGAAGGACTTGCATAATATATGCGACATTGAATCCAGATAAATAA